From Synchiropus splendidus isolate RoL2022-P1 chromosome 10, RoL_Sspl_1.0, whole genome shotgun sequence, the proteins below share one genomic window:
- the LOC128765568 gene encoding homeobox protein engrailed-1-B-like, which yields MEEQRDSDSSEPDTVSPGQLTSASQAAAAAPQSHRTTNFFIDNILRPDFGCKKEPAPRAHTSRGEGVEAAEFPGTPSRESSSDSSSSSPSSSSSSSSPRRQRCSGAAAADGQKPEPSSGGPQESSLVEEKRPLLWPAWVYCTRYSDRPSSGPRTRKLKKSRVSREDKRPRTAFTAEQLQRLKTEFQLNRYITEQRRQVLARDLDLNESQIKIWFQNKRAKIKKASGYKNGLALQLMAQGLYNHSTTTVHEARDSD from the exons ATGGAGGAGCAGCGGGATTCGGACAGCAGCGAGCCGGACACTGTCTCTCCGGGTCAGCTCACTTCGGCCTCCCAGGCCGCCGCCGCGGCCCCACAGAGTCACAGAACCACCAACTTCTTCATCGACAACATCCTCAGGCCGGACTTCGGCTGCAAAAAAGAGCCGGCTCCACGGGCGCACACGTCGCGCGGGGAGGGAGTCGAGGCTGCCGAGTTCCCCGGGACTCCGAGCCGTGAGTCCAGCAGCGACAGCTCCTCTTCatcgccttcctcctcctcctcctcctcatctccgcGGCGCCAAAGGTGCAGCGGAGCAGCCGCGGCCGACGGACAGAAGCCCGAGCCCAGCAGCGGCGGGCCGCAGGAGTCCTCGCTGGTGGAAGAGAAGCGGCCGCTCCTGTGGCCCGCCTGGGTCTACTGCACCCGCTACTCTGACAGACCCTCATCTG GTCCAAGGACCCGCAAACTGAAGAAGTCCCGGGTGTCCCGGGAGGACAAGCGGCCCCGGACCGCCTTCACCGCCGAGCAGCTGCAGCGCCTCAAGACCGAGTTCCAGTTGAACCGCTACATCACGGAGCAGCGGCGACAGGTTCTGGCGCGCGATCTGGACCTGAACGAGTCCCAGAtcaagatctggttccagaacaaGCGGGCCAAGATCAAGAAGGCGAGCGGCTACAAGAACGGCCTGGCGCTGCAGCTGATGGCGCAGGGCCTGTACAACCACTCCACCACCACCGTGCACGAGGCGCGCGACAGCGACTGA